Proteins encoded together in one Rana temporaria chromosome 6, aRanTem1.1, whole genome shotgun sequence window:
- the LOC120942605 gene encoding olfactory receptor 1M1-like codes for MENTTFPLDVHILPFFMKTGNTFFIFSTVYFFFIYVFGILVNTVIIAVICLDLHLHTPMYLFLCNLSVVDISYITVTIPKLLYILFSGNNSVPFTQCLSQMYFMLLAASAEETILFIMAYDRYVAICHPLHYHRILSKKICTLLIIAIWISGCVNSSFVTISILKIIFCSSVTIHQFFCDAKALVNISCGGTEVFRIVLFAELLVFGLCPVMCNLISYVKIIRIIQGIKSKDGRRKVFSTCSSHLIVMAIYYGSSVSVYLTPSSDHYELLEQILTIFYTTVVPMLNPLIYSLRNKDVKNSFHKLVL; via the coding sequence ATGGAAAACACAACATTCCCTTTAGATGTCCACATTCTGCCATTTTTCATGAAAACtggcaatacattttttatctttaGCACTGTCTACTTTTTCTTCATCTATGTATTTGGAATACTGGTGAACACAGTTATCATTGCAGTGATATGTTTGGACCTCCATTTGCACACCCCGATGTATTTatttctctgcaacttgtctgttGTTGATATTTCTTATATAACTGTTACCATTCCAAAACTCCTCTACATCTTATTTTCTGGAAATAATTCAGTGCCATTTACACAATGTCTTAgtcaaatgtattttatgttgCTAGCGGCCAGTGCTGAGGAAACCATTCTATTTATAATGGCGTATGACCGTTATGTCGCAATTTGTCACCCTTTGCACTATCATCGTATACTTAGTAAGAAAATCTGCACATTACTAATAATAGCAATCTGGATTAGTGGGTGTGTAAATTCTTCTTTTGTTACAATTTCAATCTTAAAAATAATTTTCTGCTCTTCTGTTACCATTCATCAGTTCTTCTGTGATGCTAAAGCTCTCGTCAACATTTCCTGCGGTGGCACTGAAGTGTTTCGCATCGTCCTGTTTGCAGAGTTATTAGTATTTGGTCTCTGCCCAGTTATGTGCAACTTGATATCCTATGTAAAAATTATCAGGATCATACAAGGCATAAAATCTAAGGATGGCCGAAGAAAAGTATTTTCCACCTGTTCATCCCACCTCATTGTTATGGCCATCTACTATGGATCTTCTGTATCTGTATACTTGACCCCATCATCAGATCACTATGAGCTCCTGGAACAAATCTTAACAATATTCTACACCACAGTGGTTCCCATGTTGAACCCTCTCATATACAGTCTACGAAACAAAGACGTGAAGAATTCTTTCCATAAACTGGTGTTGTAA